One Methanobrevibacter sp. V74 genomic window carries:
- a CDS encoding acyltransferase, which translates to MQRDYSKPELDFPKNQNIQFGVEYSPNSKPPVIGKNYTIRSNSIIYNDVIIGDNFRTGHNVVIRENTNIGDDVLIGTNTVIEGDVIIGNDVSIQSNVYIPTNSIIEDNVFIGPCACFTNDKYPVRINYELQGPKVRRGASIGGNTTFLSNVEVGEGSIVAAGAIVIHSVPPFYLAIGTPARIKPLPDHLKVPNRF; encoded by the coding sequence ATTCAACGGGATTACTCAAAACCAGAGTTAGATTTTCCAAAAAATCAAAATATTCAGTTTGGTGTTGAATATTCTCCAAACTCAAAACCGCCAGTGATTGGTAAAAACTACACAATTAGGTCAAATTCCATTATTTATAATGATGTAATTATTGGAGATAATTTCAGAACAGGACATAATGTTGTTATCCGTGAAAACACCAATATTGGGGATGATGTTTTAATTGGAACTAATACTGTTATTGAAGGAGATGTGATTATTGGAAATGATGTCAGCATTCAATCTAATGTATATATTCCAACTAACTCTATAATTGAAGATAATGTGTTTATTGGACCTTGTGCTTGTTTTACTAATGATAAATATCCTGTAAGGATTAATTATGAACTTCAAGGACCTAAAGTCAGACGAGGAGCTTCAATAGGGGGCAACACTACATTTTTATCTAATGTTGAAGTTGGAGAAGGTTCTATTGTTGCTGCTGGAGCTATTGTAATTCATTCTGTTCCACCATTTTATTTAGCTATTGGAACACCTGCTCGTATTAAACCACTTCCAGATCACTTAAAAGTTCCTAATAGATTCTAA
- a CDS encoding rubredoxin — protein sequence MAKYKCKICGYVFDEDDIEEGLNIPAGTKFDDLPSSFKCPKCKMPKAMFEKID from the coding sequence ATGGCTAAATATAAATGTAAAATTTGCGGTTATGTTTTTGATGAAGACGATATTGAAGAAGGATTGAATATTCCTGCCGGAACTAAATTTGATGATTTGCCCTCTTCTTTTAAATGTCCAAAATGTAAAATGCCTAAGGCGATGTTTGAAAAAATTGATTAG